One window of the Opisthocomus hoazin isolate bOpiHoa1 chromosome 12, bOpiHoa1.hap1, whole genome shotgun sequence genome contains the following:
- the LOC142362778 gene encoding B-cadherin-like, which translates to MRGPRCGLCPLLFILLLLLLLLLLPPAAAAPPCVPPGPLPAPASTGGCAGPYRTEPDVGAGEDGSSVRLPEAGGGLAVPPGDAAGRPDPAPVPVRSRRSPQELPGARAAPRRRKRDWVIPPIKVPENERGPFPKKLVQIKSNRDRDTKIFYSITGQGADAPPEGVFTIEKESGWMKVTQPLDRERIDKYHLFSHAVSENGKPVEEPMEIIVTVTDQNDNKPRFTQEIFRGSVPEGALPGTSIMQVTAMDADDAVETYNGVVAYSILSQEPREPHPHMFTVNRATGALSVIASGLDRERVREYTLTVQAADLDGEGLTTTALAVIEIADINDNAPEFDPKTYEVAVPENEAGREVARLVATDLDEPSTPAWRAVYSIVRGNEGGAFTVATDPASNEGVLRTAKGLDYEAKKRFVLHVAVANEAPFAVKLPTATATVTVNVEDVNEAPVFDPPVQVARVPEDVPPGQTLASCTAQDPDKAQGQKIKYLVGHDPAGWLAVHPENGLVTARDHLDRESPFAKNSTYTAMLLAVDDGSPPATGTGTLLLALLDVNDHGPEVEPRDVTVCNRSPQPQVLTITDGDLPPNTGPFRAELSRGSGDSWAAEVSDEDDTVTLRLVAPLEPDLYSVYLRLLDAPGKAQLAVITARVCDCEGPAQSCPQRPQPVTGLPVVLAALGALLALLLILVLLLLFVRRRKVTKEPLLLPEDDTRDNVFYYGEEGGGEEDQDYDLRQLHRGLDARPEVLLRNDVAPTLLPAPQYRPRPANPDDIGAFIEENLKAADTDPTAPPYDSLLVFDYEGSGSEATSLSSLNSSASDRDQDYDYLSDWGSRFKKLADLYGGGEEDD; encoded by the exons ATGCGGGGGCCGCGCTGCGGGCTCTGCCcgctcctcttcatcctcctcctcctcctcctcctcctcctcctccccccggccGCAGCCGCCCCCCCGTGCGTCcccccggggccgctcccggcACCAG CGAGCACCGGAGGCTGCGCGGGGCCGTACCGGACCGAGCCCGACGTCGGGGCGGGAGAGGATGGGAGCTCCGTGCGGCTgccggaggcgggcggggggctcgccgTCCCCCctggggatgctgccggccggccAGACCCTGCCCCAGTCCCCGTGCGGAGCCGGCGCTCCCCCCAG gAGCTCCCCGGGGCCCGCGCCGCTCCCAGGAGGCGGAAGAGAGACTGGGTGATCCCCCCCATCAAAGTTCCCGAAAACGAGAGGGGCCCCTTCCCCAAAAAGCTGGTTCAG ATCAAATCCAACCGGGACAGAGACACCAAGATCTTCTACAGCATCACGGGGcagggggcggacgccccccccgagGGCGTCTTCACCATCGAGAAGGAGTCGGGCTGGATGAAGGTGACGCAGCCGCTGGACCGGGAGCGCATCGACAAATACCAC CTCTTCTCCCACGCGGTGTCCGAGAACGGCAAACCGGTGGAGGAGCCGATGGAGATCATCGTGACGGTGACGGACCAGAACGACAACAAACCCCGCTTCACGCAGGAGATCTTCCGCGGCTCCGTGCCCGAGGGCGCTTTGCCGG GCACCTCCATCATGCAGGTGACCGCCATGGACGCCGACGACGCGGTGGAGACCTACAACGGCGTCGTCGCCTACTCCATCCTCAGCCAGGAGCCGCGGGAGCCCCATCCCCACATGTTCACCGTCAACAGGGCCACCGGCGCCCTCAGCGTCATTGCCAGCGGCCTCGACCGGGAG CGCGTGCGGGAGTACACGCTGACCGTGCAGGCGGCTGACCTGGACGGCGAGGGGCTGACCACGACGGCGCTGGCGGTGATCGAGATCGCCGACATCAATGACAACGCCCCCGAGTTTGACCCCAAAACG TACGAGGTGGCCGTGCCGGAGAACGAGGCCGGGCGGGAGGTGGCCCGGCTGGTCGCCACCGACCTGGACGAGCCGAGCACGCCGGCGTGGCGAGCCGTGTACTCCATCGTGCGCGGCAACGAGGGAGGTGCCTTCACCGTCGCCACCGACCCCGCCAGCAACGAGGGCGTCCTCCGCACCGCCAAG ggTCTGGACTACGAGGCCAAGAAGCGGTTCGTGCTCCACGTGGCCGTGGCCAACGAGGCCCCCTTCGCTGTGAAGCTGCCGACGGCCACCGCCACGGTGACGGTCAACGTGGAGGACGTCAACGAGGCGCCCGTCTTCGACCCGCCGGTGCAGGTCGCCCGGGTGCCGGAGGACGTGCCGCCGGGGCAGACCCTCGCCTCCTGCACGGCGCAGGACCCCGACAAGGCACAGGGGCAGAAGATCaa GTACCTGGTGGGGCATGACCCGGCGGGCTGGCTGGCCGTGCACCCCGAGAACGGCCTGGTGACGGCGCGGGACCACCTGGACCGCGAGTCCCCCTTCGCCAAGAACAGCACCTACACCGCCATGCTGCTGGCCGTGGACGACG GCTCGCCGCCTGCCACGGGCACCGGCACCCTGCTCCTCGCCCTGCTCGACGTCAACGACCACGGCCCCGAGGTCGAGCCCCGCGACGTCACCGTCTGcaaccgcagcccccagccccaggtccTCACCATCACCGACGGGGACCTGCCCCCCAACACCGGCCCCTTCCGCGCCGAGCTCAGCCGCGGCTCGGGGGACAGCTGGGCAGCGGAGGTCAGCGACGAAG ATGACACCGTCACCCTGCGGCTGGTGGCACCGCTGGAGCCGGACCTCTACAGCGTCTACCTGCGGCTCCTCGACGCGCCGGGCAAAGCCCAGCTCGCCGTCATCACCGCGCGCGTCTGCGACTGCGAGGGGCCGGCGCAGAGCTGTCCCCAGAGACCCCAGCCCGTCACCGGGCTGCCCGTTGTCCTCGCCGCCCTGGGCGCGCTGCTGGCCTTGCTGC TCATCCTGGTGCTGCTGTTGCTCTtcgtgaggaggaggaaggtgacgAAGGAGCCGCTGCTGCTACCCGAGGACGACACGCGGGACAACGTCTTTTACTAcggggaggagggcggcggggaggaggaccag gacTACGACCTGCGGCAGCTGCACCGGGGCCTGGACGCCCGTCCCGAGGTGCTGCTCCGCAACGACGTGGCCCCCACCCTCCTGCCGGCCCCCCAGTACCGGCCGCGGCCCGCCAACCCCGACGACATCGGCGCCTTCATCGAGGAG aACCTGAAGGCAGCCGACACGGACCCCACGGCCCCCCCCTACGACTCCCTGCTGGTGTTCGACTACGAGGGCAGTGGCTCGGAGGCCACCTCGCTCAGCTCCCTCAACTCCTCCGCCTCCGACCGCGACCAGGACTACGACTACCTCAGCGACTGGGGCAGCCGCTTCAAGAAGCTGGCGGACCTCtacggcggcggggaggaggacgACTAG